In Chryseobacterium shigense, the following proteins share a genomic window:
- a CDS encoding BatD family protein, whose amino-acid sequence MKKILFILSFFICGSAFSQILSSNLEKKTLALGEVNRLVIKIDNVHDLQVTAAPKNELLPFHFEEIKDSIGQNQNSYERKIEFSVYEEGKFTIPELEFNVGGKILKTIPYEIDVVNTAQKGDQINDIMNNKEVKLETKDYWELYKFYILAALAVIALIIAVIMFIKWGRKSKSSPVVATNQTLKELDSLKKKKYIEGGDFRSFYVELIEISRTFITKQYHLPADVLLTDDLIDTMKKNNTISQENERIVEDVFLRGDLVKFAKTFPDQPTMERDFADIRDFVKRSSKDLEFENLRKDV is encoded by the coding sequence TTGAAAAAAATATTATTCATACTTTCTTTTTTCATCTGTGGAAGTGCTTTTTCACAGATACTGTCTTCCAATCTGGAAAAGAAAACCCTTGCCTTAGGTGAAGTTAACCGTCTGGTTATCAAAATAGACAATGTCCATGATCTACAGGTAACCGCTGCACCTAAAAATGAGCTGCTGCCTTTCCATTTTGAGGAAATTAAAGACAGTATCGGGCAAAACCAGAATTCCTATGAAAGAAAAATTGAATTTTCAGTATACGAAGAAGGAAAATTTACCATTCCCGAGCTCGAATTTAATGTAGGGGGAAAGATCCTTAAAACCATTCCTTATGAAATTGATGTGGTGAATACAGCCCAGAAAGGAGACCAGATCAATGATATCATGAATAACAAGGAAGTGAAGCTTGAAACAAAAGATTACTGGGAACTCTATAAATTTTACATCCTTGCCGCCTTAGCAGTTATTGCCCTGATTATTGCTGTTATTATGTTTATCAAATGGGGAAGGAAATCAAAAAGCTCACCTGTTGTTGCCACTAATCAAACTTTGAAGGAGCTGGATTCCCTGAAAAAGAAAAAATATATAGAAGGAGGAGATTTCCGTTCGTTCTATGTTGAATTAATAGAGATATCAAGAACGTTTATCACCAAACAATATCATCTTCCGGCAGATGTTCTTCTTACAGACGATCTTATCGATACCATGAAAAAGAACAATACCATTTCCCAGGAAAATGAAAGAATAGTGGAAGATGTATTTTTAAGAGGAGACCTGGTGAAATTTGCCAAAACTTTCCCTGATCAGCCCACTATGGAAAGAGATTTTGCAGATATCCGCGATTTTGTGAAGAGATCATCAAAGGATTTAGAATTTGAAAATTTAAGAAAGGATGTTTAA
- a CDS encoding AAA family ATPase, whose product MSDTYQAEDIRQLTEKVKEKNYLFSLLRQEINKVIIGQEYMIDRLLVGLLGNGHVLLEGVPGLAKTLAIKTLAEAVHGEFSRIQFTPDLLPADVVGTMIFNIKDNDFSIKKGPVFANFVLADEINRAPAKVQSALLEVMQEKQVTIGDETMKLPKPFLVLATQNPIDQEGTYLLPEAQSDRFMLKCKIDYPNFEDERTVMRMVSTSHQPVIKPVISLQDIVDAKELINQIYLDEKIEKYILDMVFATRYPENYGLSELKNYIGFGASPRASINLAIASRTYAFLKGRAFVIPEDVKALAQDVLRHRIGLTFEAEAEEISSEEIINRILAKIQAP is encoded by the coding sequence ATGTCAGATACATATCAAGCTGAAGATATCCGCCAGTTAACGGAAAAAGTAAAAGAAAAGAACTACTTATTTTCCCTTCTGAGACAGGAAATCAATAAAGTGATTATTGGCCAGGAATATATGATAGACCGCCTTCTGGTAGGTCTTCTTGGGAACGGGCATGTCCTCTTGGAAGGAGTGCCGGGACTGGCAAAAACTTTGGCGATCAAAACCCTGGCAGAAGCTGTTCATGGCGAATTCTCCAGGATACAGTTCACGCCCGACCTGCTTCCGGCAGATGTGGTGGGAACCATGATCTTCAATATCAAAGACAACGATTTTTCAATAAAGAAAGGACCTGTTTTTGCCAATTTTGTACTGGCGGATGAGATCAACCGTGCACCGGCAAAAGTACAGTCGGCATTGCTGGAAGTTATGCAGGAAAAGCAGGTTACCATTGGTGATGAAACCATGAAACTTCCAAAACCGTTTCTTGTACTGGCTACCCAAAACCCGATTGATCAGGAAGGAACCTATTTGCTGCCTGAAGCCCAGAGTGATCGTTTCATGCTGAAATGCAAGATAGATTATCCCAATTTTGAAGACGAAAGAACGGTAATGAGGATGGTTTCAACCTCTCATCAGCCTGTCATCAAACCTGTGATATCACTGCAGGATATTGTAGATGCCAAAGAGCTGATCAACCAGATCTATCTTGATGAAAAGATAGAAAAATATATTCTGGATATGGTTTTTGCAACGCGCTATCCGGAAAATTACGGACTTTCTGAACTTAAAAATTATATTGGTTTCGGAGCCTCTCCGAGAGCTTCTATCAACCTTGCCATCGCATCCAGAACTTATGCATTCCTGAAAGGAAGAGCTTTTGTGATTCCTGAAGATGTAAAAGCATTGGCCCAGGACGTATTAAGACACAGAATTGGTCTTACTTTCGAGGCAGAAGCGGAAGAAATTTCGTCAGAAGAAATCATCAACAGGATTTTGGCAAAAATTCAGGCACCATAA
- a CDS encoding GNAT family N-acetyltransferase — translation MSEVVIRKAVQEDCAPMLELIRELAEYEKALHEVTITLDEFIEDGFGKSPVWGAFVAEVNNEIVGISLYYDRFSTWKGRRLYLEDLVVTERMRGKQIGKLLFDATLEYGKSNQYSGMVFQVLNWNEPAINFYKKYSPKFDNEWLNVSIELKD, via the coding sequence ATGAGTGAAGTAGTTATCAGAAAAGCTGTTCAGGAAGATTGTGCCCCGATGCTGGAGCTGATCCGGGAACTGGCAGAATATGAAAAGGCACTTCATGAAGTGACAATCACCCTGGATGAATTTATAGAAGACGGCTTCGGAAAATCTCCGGTTTGGGGAGCTTTCGTTGCTGAAGTTAATAACGAAATTGTGGGAATTTCCCTGTATTATGACAGATTTTCAACCTGGAAGGGGAGAAGGCTGTATCTTGAAGATCTTGTGGTAACTGAAAGAATGAGAGGAAAACAGATCGGAAAGCTTTTGTTCGATGCCACTCTGGAATACGGAAAATCAAACCAGTACAGCGGAATGGTTTTTCAGGTATTGAACTGGAATGAACCCGCGATTAATTTTTATAAGAAATACAGTCCGAAATTTGATAATGAATGGCTGAATGTTTCGATTGAACTGAAAGATTAA
- a CDS encoding DUF58 domain-containing protein, whose protein sequence is MEIKDIVKKVKQIEIRTRKKTEASLMGQYHSAFKGQGMTFSEVRPYQFGDEIRRIDWNKTARFREPFVKVMEEERELTMMIVVDISASMDYGTKSQLKREYVAEIAASLGFSAAGNNDKVGLILFADKVYKVIPPQKGRKHILSIISNILTADYVPAVSKIDKAMEYMMGIFKRKSLVFLFSDFEDAYDSKMLRVASKKHQLLGMRIYDEKDNEIPDVGYALLYDAETGKEVWTNTSSARWRYTFAEAQKQKVRALEEDFATSSASFMNINTGADYSKMLYNYFQKK, encoded by the coding sequence ATGGAAATAAAAGATATTGTAAAAAAAGTAAAGCAGATAGAAATCCGTACCAGAAAGAAGACGGAAGCTTCACTTATGGGACAGTATCACAGTGCTTTTAAAGGACAGGGGATGACTTTCTCTGAGGTCCGCCCATACCAGTTCGGTGATGAGATCCGGAGAATCGACTGGAATAAAACAGCCCGTTTCCGCGAACCGTTCGTGAAAGTAATGGAAGAGGAAAGAGAACTGACCATGATGATCGTAGTAGATATTTCAGCTTCTATGGATTACGGAACCAAAAGCCAGCTGAAAAGAGAATATGTAGCAGAAATTGCCGCCAGTCTTGGATTTTCAGCTGCCGGAAATAATGATAAGGTAGGATTGATCCTGTTCGCAGACAAAGTATATAAAGTAATCCCGCCTCAGAAAGGTCGAAAACATATTCTTTCTATCATCAGCAATATTCTGACGGCAGATTACGTCCCCGCAGTTTCAAAAATTGATAAGGCGATGGAATACATGATGGGAATTTTCAAAAGGAAATCCCTGGTTTTCCTGTTTTCAGATTTTGAAGACGCTTATGATTCCAAAATGCTCCGTGTAGCTTCAAAAAAACATCAGCTGTTGGGAATGAGAATCTATGATGAAAAAGATAATGAAATTCCGGATGTAGGCTATGCACTTTTGTATGATGCCGAAACAGGAAAAGAAGTCTGGACCAATACTTCCAGTGCAAGATGGAGATATACATTTGCTGAAGCACAGAAACAGAAAGTGCGGGCTTTGGAAGAAGATTTTGCCACCAGCTCGGCAAGCTTTATGAATATCAATACCGGTGCGGATTATTCAAAAATGCTGTATAATTATTTCCAGAAAAAGTAA
- a CDS encoding VWA domain-containing protein — MFNFEFYSPWFLLLFLLFIPLLIKDAGGKKRKKGIKVPTVQNMDDSGGIRAVLALLKLSKYIILSALIIAMARPRTFTVSQDRDDAKGVDIMLSIDVSLSMLAKDLTPDRITALKDIAVKFVQKRPNDRIGVVAYAAEAFTKVPVTSDHQVVIDEIKNLNSAGLEPGTAIGEGLSVAVNHLIKSKAKSKVVILMTDGVSNVQNAIPPQLAAELAKNNNIKVYSIGIGTNGFALMPTSQDIFGDLIFTETAVTIDENTLREVAQTTGGKYFRATSNSSLEEIYDEINQLEKTDIKVSRLYNYDEYFKIFLWIALGMLFFDALLRWVLYKFLS, encoded by the coding sequence ATGTTTAATTTTGAATTTTACAGTCCGTGGTTCCTGCTGCTTTTTCTGCTGTTCATTCCCCTTTTGATAAAAGATGCGGGAGGAAAAAAGCGAAAAAAAGGCATCAAAGTTCCTACTGTTCAGAATATGGACGACAGTGGAGGGATCCGTGCCGTGCTTGCTTTACTGAAACTTTCAAAATATATCATTCTTTCCGCTCTGATTATTGCCATGGCAAGACCGAGAACATTTACGGTTTCCCAGGACAGGGATGATGCCAAAGGAGTAGATATTATGCTCTCTATAGACGTTTCCCTGAGTATGCTCGCCAAAGATCTTACTCCGGACCGTATCACAGCATTAAAAGATATTGCCGTAAAATTTGTCCAGAAACGCCCGAATGACAGGATAGGAGTAGTAGCCTATGCGGCGGAGGCTTTTACCAAAGTACCGGTGACTTCGGATCATCAGGTGGTTATAGATGAAATTAAAAACCTCAATTCCGCAGGTCTTGAACCCGGAACAGCTATTGGCGAAGGGCTTTCTGTTGCAGTAAATCACCTTATTAAAAGCAAAGCCAAAAGTAAGGTGGTAATCCTAATGACAGACGGTGTGAGTAATGTCCAGAATGCAATTCCGCCACAGCTTGCAGCAGAACTTGCCAAAAACAATAATATAAAAGTATATTCCATCGGGATAGGAACCAACGGTTTTGCGCTGATGCCTACCTCACAGGATATATTTGGGGATCTGATCTTTACGGAAACCGCAGTGACAATTGATGAAAATACATTGAGAGAAGTCGCACAGACAACAGGCGGGAAATACTTCCGGGCGACTTCCAACAGTAGCCTGGAGGAAATTTATGATGAGATCAATCAGTTGGAAAAAACCGATATTAAGGTTTCCAGGCTGTATAACTATGATGAATATTTTAAAATTTTCCTTTGGATCGCTCTGGGAATGCTGTTTTTTGATGCATTGCTGCGATGGGTACTTTATAAATTTTTAAGCTGA
- a CDS encoding peptide-N-glycosidase F-related protein — translation MYQKLLFLSILLAGLFKSQTTNRMNLISDAVYYDGYAATVSDPVPAGLTRLSNTRYTRKLTDAELNSFKAKIAMRVTIGALCDNYDRLGSVYLTLVPKNQPTYTIDDANVKRIEVGRYITPFMSKNRTPTEVPYTYDLSNLYSIFHDTALRTAYDMYMELDVFGVPYAAQTQVAGCAGRIDVFSGSLTFFSTDTGATPTDYNTLVPILSYNRLNNYNSTDVTGETVRIVSFNLPNVVTNARFYVISTPHGANSGGEEYIRRQNYTYIDDVQMLTYTPGGISCEPFRVYNTQGNGIYGATPKSLTEWTSWNNWCPGNSVPIRGFTMPSISAGNHTLKHTIPTAVFNQQQGDVYLSVYMQGKSNAALDVKDIKTVDVSIYPNPTSDFINIRSKSDVASISLFSMDGKKLSENYGENRINISAYTTGIYFLNIVLKDGTAFKHKIIKK, via the coding sequence ATGTATCAAAAACTACTTTTTCTGAGTATCCTTTTGGCAGGTCTTTTTAAATCACAGACAACAAACAGGATGAATTTGATTTCAGATGCAGTGTATTACGACGGTTATGCAGCGACCGTTTCTGATCCGGTACCTGCCGGACTCACCAGACTTTCAAATACCAGATATACGAGAAAACTTACGGATGCTGAACTTAATTCATTTAAGGCGAAAATTGCGATGAGAGTTACCATAGGAGCTCTTTGTGATAATTATGACCGTCTGGGAAGTGTTTATTTAACTCTGGTTCCCAAAAATCAGCCTACTTACACCATTGATGATGCTAATGTAAAAAGGATTGAAGTGGGCAGGTATATTACTCCGTTTATGAGTAAAAACAGGACTCCTACAGAAGTTCCTTATACTTATGATTTAAGTAATCTGTACAGCATATTTCATGATACCGCATTACGCACTGCCTATGACATGTATATGGAACTGGACGTTTTTGGCGTTCCCTATGCAGCCCAGACACAGGTTGCGGGTTGTGCCGGCAGAATTGATGTTTTCTCAGGCAGCCTTACATTCTTTTCAACAGATACAGGAGCTACTCCTACAGACTACAATACACTTGTCCCTATATTAAGCTATAACAGACTAAATAACTATAACAGCACTGATGTTACAGGCGAAACTGTTAGAATTGTCAGTTTCAACCTTCCGAATGTCGTTACCAATGCCCGTTTCTATGTAATATCCACTCCACACGGTGCCAATAGCGGTGGTGAAGAATACATAAGAAGGCAAAACTATACTTATATAGATGACGTACAAATGCTTACCTATACTCCCGGAGGAATTTCCTGCGAACCATTCAGGGTATATAATACACAAGGCAACGGAATTTATGGAGCTACTCCAAAATCTCTAACAGAATGGACTTCATGGAATAACTGGTGCCCGGGTAACTCAGTTCCTATCCGGGGCTTTACCATGCCTAGTATATCTGCTGGAAATCACACTCTGAAGCATACAATACCAACAGCAGTTTTTAACCAGCAGCAGGGAGATGTATATTTATCTGTTTACATGCAGGGCAAAAGCAATGCAGCTTTGGATGTAAAGGATATTAAAACCGTAGATGTAAGTATCTACCCCAATCCCACTTCTGATTTTATCAATATAAGATCAAAATCCGATGTGGCCTCGATAAGCCTGTTCAGCATGGACGGGAAAAAATTATCTGAAAATTATGGAGAAAACAGGATCAATATTTCAGCTTACACTACAGGAATTTATTTTCTTAATATTGTTCTGAAAGACGGAACAGCATTCAAACATAAGATCATTAAGAAATAA
- a CDS encoding DinB family protein: MNYHFQAHRQVRKNLLNILQNTSHEELLLIPDGFNNNMYWNIAHTVATQQLLHYYLSGNPFRIDKYWIETYKKGTLPNLNVQKSEVEDLEFLLTETSKILMKDYDSDFFSDYTPYTTSFGMDLKSIQDAIIFNNMHESLHYGYVMAQKRAILGEIGR, from the coding sequence ATGAATTATCATTTTCAAGCACACAGACAAGTAAGAAAGAACCTTCTGAATATCCTGCAGAACACTTCCCATGAAGAACTTTTGCTGATTCCTGACGGTTTCAATAACAATATGTACTGGAATATTGCCCATACGGTAGCTACCCAGCAGCTTCTGCATTATTACCTGAGCGGAAATCCTTTCAGAATTGATAAATATTGGATCGAAACCTACAAAAAAGGCACTCTTCCGAACCTGAATGTACAAAAATCCGAAGTGGAAGATCTTGAGTTTTTACTCACCGAAACTTCAAAGATTTTGATGAAAGATTATGACAGCGATTTCTTTTCAGACTATACACCCTACACTACAAGTTTCGGGATGGACCTGAAAAGCATTCAGGATGCCATTATCTTCAATAATATGCACGAAAGCCTTCATTACGGCTATGTAATGGCACAAAAAAGAGCAATACTGGGGGAAATCGGGAGATAG
- a CDS encoding BatD family protein, protein MQQKLIYILFLLVSVISYGQVNLFMESDKADYNGKDIINLTIVLELNGIDLEPQTRFQLPDLSKFNIIGSGSMTNTLIDPATNTLVTQKISRIALEPKKRGKIKIGSVLVTVNNKIYKTEPFDINIKDIIEKRSLASNNSGEVYLNMEIEDREVYQDQPTVAVLRVYSKNMDNFRKVKDVHLPHQDNINVHPISFSKSEIDPSGNMASQILAVFMVFPNESGYVEVPSVSASVSSYANKNKILSNKVKLNVKKLPEGSPEYFKNAVGNFNVDVYNASKEKIEVEKPINVIVKVSGEGNLPNMHLPKIVSSPDYEVFAPKITSKVAPGTTGMKGEILANYVIIPKKAGAISIQTEQFAFFDPASREYVDLGQKTLALNAFSHDQILESRTTVEKVNEYTNTLLETVDTPVLKTTTFKVKEKSKFHWNILLTNISILIGLFIMYLLFKTWQKKRALVKETAAKPLGSVAETEKQIRETLKTDINDYFSYLENLKDNEDYQKFFETLEDMDVEVRSQYFQHSPQDFRTFLESHKGPTIAEEYRNLLQRIQMEKYSPLKSAEGIEELLKAVVNLYSQISK, encoded by the coding sequence ATGCAACAGAAACTGATTTACATATTATTCCTTTTGGTATCCGTAATATCTTACGGACAGGTAAATCTGTTTATGGAATCGGATAAAGCGGATTACAACGGAAAGGATATTATAAACCTTACCATTGTTCTGGAACTTAACGGCATCGATCTTGAGCCCCAAACCAGATTTCAGCTTCCTGACCTTTCAAAATTCAATATTATAGGCAGCGGATCTATGACCAATACGTTAATTGATCCTGCCACCAATACACTTGTTACCCAGAAAATATCCAGAATTGCTCTTGAACCTAAAAAAAGAGGTAAAATCAAGATTGGTTCCGTATTGGTGACGGTTAATAATAAGATCTATAAAACGGAGCCTTTCGATATTAATATCAAGGATATTATTGAAAAAAGATCTCTTGCCAGCAATAATTCCGGCGAAGTTTACCTGAATATGGAAATAGAAGACCGGGAAGTTTACCAGGATCAGCCTACAGTAGCTGTATTGAGGGTGTACTCAAAAAACATGGACAATTTCAGAAAAGTGAAAGACGTTCATCTTCCCCATCAGGATAATATTAATGTACATCCTATAAGCTTCAGCAAGTCGGAAATAGATCCTTCAGGCAATATGGCTTCCCAGATTCTCGCTGTATTTATGGTATTTCCCAATGAGTCAGGATATGTTGAGGTGCCATCCGTATCAGCATCGGTAAGCTCTTATGCCAATAAAAATAAAATTCTTTCCAATAAGGTAAAACTTAACGTAAAAAAACTTCCTGAGGGATCGCCTGAGTATTTTAAAAATGCTGTGGGTAATTTCAACGTAGATGTATACAATGCCTCAAAGGAAAAAATAGAGGTTGAAAAACCTATCAATGTTATTGTAAAAGTTTCAGGAGAAGGAAATCTTCCGAATATGCATCTTCCAAAGATTGTTTCATCTCCGGATTATGAGGTTTTTGCTCCTAAAATTACCTCCAAAGTAGCTCCGGGAACTACAGGAATGAAAGGAGAAATTCTTGCTAATTACGTTATTATTCCTAAAAAGGCAGGTGCTATTTCTATCCAGACCGAGCAGTTTGCATTTTTTGATCCTGCAAGCCGTGAATATGTAGATCTTGGGCAGAAAACTCTTGCCCTGAATGCATTTTCCCATGACCAGATTCTGGAATCCCGTACCACAGTTGAAAAAGTGAATGAATATACCAATACACTTCTGGAGACGGTAGATACTCCTGTTCTGAAGACGACTACATTTAAAGTGAAGGAAAAAAGCAAATTCCACTGGAATATCCTTTTAACCAATATCTCTATCCTCATCGGGCTATTCATTATGTACCTGCTGTTCAAAACATGGCAGAAAAAAAGAGCACTGGTTAAAGAAACGGCAGCTAAACCGCTTGGTTCTGTAGCCGAAACAGAAAAACAGATCAGAGAAACACTGAAAACGGATATTAATGACTATTTCAGTTATTTAGAAAATCTTAAAGATAATGAAGATTATCAAAAGTTTTTTGAAACCCTGGAAGATATGGATGTTGAAGTGAGGAGCCAGTATTTCCAGCATTCTCCACAGGACTTCAGAACCTTCCTTGAAAGTCATAAAGGTCCGACTATTGCTGAGGAATACAGGAACCTTTTACAAAGGATCCAAATGGAGAAATACTCACCTCTGAAATCAGCAGAAGGGATTGAGGAGCTTTTAAAAGCAGTTGTTAATTTGTATTCACAGATTAGCAAATAA
- a CDS encoding vWA domain-containing protein: MNWSLGNYWYLLLLLLLPLLSFFLVRFLKWKKKRREIFADSRFHDSLFEKKSGFTKFFPALYLLGTLFLIFSITDLLNGSEEVKTNQKLNNVIFMLDVSNSMNAEDIDPSRLSEAKNLMINIMQKMKNDKIGIVIFAGEAVSIMPLTTDYGSAETYVSAVETNSMKIQGTDFLKGMQAAAEKFKNVNKGSRKVILLSDGEDNEGNDNAAIRLANKEGISITSVGIGTDEGAPVPEYVFGQLMGYKTDMDGGTVISKRQTEALKKMAESTGGDYIDGNNINEAPDKIIDAMNKNSSSAQTLVKSQNANHYYQYFLIVSIFFFFLIYILNPKKDFNI, from the coding sequence ATGAATTGGTCTTTGGGAAATTACTGGTATTTACTGTTGCTGCTGCTTTTGCCGCTGCTATCTTTCTTTTTGGTCCGTTTTCTGAAATGGAAAAAGAAAAGGAGGGAGATCTTTGCAGACAGCCGTTTTCATGACAGTTTATTTGAGAAAAAATCCGGATTTACAAAATTTTTTCCGGCTTTATATCTTTTGGGAACACTCTTCCTGATATTTTCGATCACAGATTTACTGAATGGTTCTGAAGAGGTGAAAACCAACCAGAAACTTAACAATGTAATCTTTATGCTCGATGTTTCCAATTCAATGAACGCGGAAGATATTGATCCCAGCCGTCTTTCGGAAGCCAAGAACCTGATGATAAACATTATGCAGAAGATGAAGAATGATAAGATTGGTATTGTCATCTTTGCCGGTGAAGCAGTTTCTATTATGCCGCTTACAACAGATTACGGTTCTGCCGAAACTTATGTAAGTGCTGTAGAAACAAATTCAATGAAAATCCAGGGAACCGACTTTCTGAAAGGAATGCAGGCAGCTGCAGAAAAATTTAAAAACGTAAATAAAGGCTCAAGAAAGGTTATTTTATTAAGTGATGGGGAAGATAATGAAGGCAATGACAATGCTGCCATAAGACTGGCCAATAAAGAAGGCATTTCTATAACTTCTGTAGGAATCGGTACGGATGAAGGCGCTCCTGTTCCGGAATATGTTTTCGGGCAGCTTATGGGCTATAAAACGGATATGGATGGCGGAACGGTTATTTCCAAAAGGCAGACGGAAGCCCTTAAAAAGATGGCAGAATCCACAGGTGGAGATTATATAGACGGAAATAACATCAATGAAGCTCCGGATAAGATTATTGATGCTATGAATAAAAACTCCTCTTCTGCCCAAACCCTGGTGAAATCCCAGAATGCCAATCACTATTATCAGTATTTCTTAATTGTTTCTATTTTCTTTTTCTTTTTAATTTATATACTGAACCCAAAAAAAGACTTCAATATTTAG
- a CDS encoding tetratricopeptide repeat protein, whose translation MNTKIIFLSFFIAFSFSNLMFGQENYRTLVYEGNQKFNGKDYDGASSKYMEAVKANEKDFTAHYNLGNALYKSKKYEEAKAEFDKAQKLSQTLPDKTAALHNLGNTYMQMNKPEKAADYYKQALKQDPYNEATRKNYEIAKLKEKEKQQQQKNDQNNSGKGGGGNDQNKNDDQKGDKKDQKQDQGNGQQNEGKSEEGDTPKQNQDGEGKMPKNLENAILDKVSEKEKETARKILNKNSYSVPQSNEKDW comes from the coding sequence ATGAATACTAAAATCATTTTTTTATCGTTTTTTATTGCTTTTTCATTCTCAAACCTGATGTTTGGGCAGGAAAACTATAGAACTTTAGTGTATGAAGGCAATCAGAAATTCAACGGTAAAGATTATGATGGAGCATCTTCAAAGTATATGGAAGCTGTAAAAGCGAATGAAAAAGACTTTACGGCCCACTACAATCTGGGAAATGCATTGTATAAAAGCAAGAAGTATGAAGAGGCTAAGGCGGAATTTGATAAAGCACAGAAGCTGTCTCAAACGCTACCTGATAAAACAGCTGCACTTCATAACCTGGGGAATACCTACATGCAGATGAACAAGCCGGAAAAAGCGGCAGATTATTATAAGCAGGCCCTGAAGCAGGATCCTTATAATGAAGCAACCAGGAAGAACTATGAAATTGCCAAGCTGAAAGAAAAAGAAAAGCAGCAACAGCAGAAAAACGACCAGAATAATTCTGGAAAAGGCGGTGGAGGAAATGATCAGAATAAAAATGATGATCAGAAAGGAGACAAAAAAGATCAGAAGCAGGATCAGGGGAACGGCCAGCAGAACGAAGGTAAAAGCGAAGAGGGAGATACCCCAAAGCAGAACCAGGATGGTGAAGGGAAAATGCCTAAGAATCTTGAAAATGCCATATTAGATAAAGTAAGCGAAAAAGAAAAAGAAACCGCCAGAAAAATCTTAAATAAGAATTCTTATTCGGTGCCCCAGAGCAACGAAAAAGATTGGTGA
- a CDS encoding MarC family protein translates to MEILNDFSFKEIVTCFMVLFAVIDIIGSVPIVVSLQQKFGQIEAGKASITAGLIMIVFLFVGNKILKLIGVDVNSFAIAGAFVIFIIAIEMILGIEINKTTEAKAASIVPIAFPLVAGAGTLTTTLSLRAEFHDINIILGIVLNTIFVYLVLKSAKWLENKMGEATLSILQKVFGIILLAISIKLFTANFAQLVQNYINF, encoded by the coding sequence ATGGAAATATTGAATGATTTCTCTTTTAAAGAGATTGTTACCTGCTTTATGGTTCTTTTTGCCGTAATTGATATTATAGGCTCTGTTCCTATCGTGGTAAGCCTTCAGCAGAAGTTTGGTCAGATAGAAGCCGGAAAGGCATCTATTACTGCCGGACTCATTATGATTGTTTTTCTTTTTGTAGGAAACAAAATCCTTAAACTTATCGGTGTAGATGTGAATTCCTTTGCCATTGCAGGGGCTTTTGTGATTTTTATCATAGCCATTGAAATGATCTTAGGTATTGAGATCAATAAAACTACCGAAGCAAAGGCTGCATCCATTGTTCCTATTGCATTTCCGCTGGTTGCAGGAGCAGGAACCCTAACGACAACGTTATCTCTCAGAGCTGAATTCCATGACATTAACATTATTTTAGGAATTGTTCTCAATACAATTTTCGTATATTTGGTGCTGAAATCAGCGAAGTGGCTTGAAAATAAAATGGGCGAGGCTACCCTGTCTATTCTTCAGAAAGTTTTCGGGATCATTCTTTTGGCTATTTCAATAAAATTATTCACCGCTAACTTTGCCCAATTGGTGCAGAACTATATTAATTTTTAA